The following coding sequences are from one Enterococcus sp. 4G2_DIV0659 window:
- the rpsC gene encoding 30S ribosomal protein S3, translated as MGQKVHPIGMRVGIIRDWDAKWYAEKEYAEFLHEDLRIRKFIATKLADAAVSTIEIERAANRVNISIHTAKPGMVIGKGGSEVENLRKSLNSLTGKRVHINIVEIKKPDLDAKLVGEGIARQLENRVAFRRAQKQAIQRTMRSGAKGIKTQVSGRLNGADIARSEGYSEGTVPLHTLRADIDYAWEEADTTYGKLGVKVWIYRGEILPTKKNTEKGGK; from the coding sequence CGACTGGGATGCAAAATGGTATGCTGAAAAAGAGTATGCTGAGTTCTTGCACGAAGATTTAAGAATCCGTAAATTCATCGCGACAAAACTTGCTGATGCCGCTGTGTCTACAATTGAGATTGAGCGCGCTGCAAACCGTGTGAATATTTCAATCCACACAGCTAAACCAGGTATGGTTATCGGTAAAGGCGGATCTGAAGTCGAAAACCTGAGAAAATCATTAAATTCACTAACTGGCAAACGAGTTCACATCAACATCGTTGAAATCAAAAAACCAGATTTAGATGCAAAATTAGTAGGCGAAGGAATTGCACGTCAATTAGAAAACCGTGTTGCTTTCCGTCGTGCTCAAAAACAAGCGATCCAACGCACTATGCGTTCAGGCGCTAAAGGAATCAAAACACAAGTATCAGGTCGTTTAAACGGTGCTGATATCGCTCGTTCAGAAGGTTACTCTGAAGGTACAGTTCCACTTCACACTTTGCGTGCTGATATTGATTACGCATGGGAAGAAGCAGACACAACTTACGGAAAATTAGGAGTTAAAGTGTGGATTTACCGTGGAGAAATTCTTCCAACGAAAAAAAACACTGAGAAAGGAGGGAAATAA
- the rplP gene encoding 50S ribosomal protein L16 — MLVPKRVKHRREFRGKMRGEAKGGKEVAFGEWGLQATESHWITNRQIEAARIAMTRYMKRGGKVWIKIFPHKSYTSKAIGVRMGKGKGAPEGWVSPVKRGKIMFEIAGVPEEVAREALRLASHKLPVKTKIVKREEMGGESNEG, encoded by the coding sequence ATGTTAGTACCTAAACGTGTAAAACACCGTCGTGAATTTAGAGGTAAAATGCGTGGTGAAGCCAAAGGCGGAAAAGAAGTAGCATTTGGTGAATGGGGTTTACAAGCAACTGAATCTCACTGGATTACTAACCGTCAAATCGAAGCTGCCCGTATTGCTATGACTCGTTATATGAAACGTGGCGGGAAAGTATGGATTAAAATTTTCCCTCACAAATCTTATACAAGCAAAGCTATCGGTGTTCGTATGGGTAAAGGTAAAGGGGCACCTGAAGGCTGGGTTTCACCAGTTAAACGTGGTAAAATCATGTTTGAAATCGCAGGCGTACCTGAAGAAGTAGCTCGTGAAGCTCTTCGTCTTGCATCCCACAAATTGCCGGTGAAAACCAAAATTGTAAAACGTGAGGAAATGGGTGGTGAATCGAATGAAGGTTAA
- the rpmC gene encoding 50S ribosomal protein L29 — protein MKVKEIRELTTAEMLEKEKQFKEELFNLRFQLATGQLENTARIKEVRQSIARIKTVLREQAN, from the coding sequence ATGAAGGTTAAAGAAATCAGAGAATTAACCACTGCCGAAATGCTTGAAAAAGAAAAGCAATTCAAAGAAGAATTATTTAATCTTAGATTCCAACTAGCAACAGGTCAATTAGAAAACACTGCACGTATTAAAGAAGTACGTCAATCGATTGCACGCATCAAAACAGTATTGCGTGAACAAGCTAACTAA
- the rpsQ gene encoding 30S ribosomal protein S17, with product MTEERNQRKVYQGRVVSDKMDKTITVVVETKKNHPIYGKRMKYSKKYKAHDENNTAKVGDIVRIMETRPLSATKRFRLLEVVEEAVII from the coding sequence ATGACTGAAGAAAGAAATCAACGCAAAGTTTACCAAGGTCGTGTTGTTTCAGACAAAATGGATAAAACTATCACTGTTGTCGTAGAAACAAAGAAAAACCATCCTATTTATGGTAAACGTATGAAATATTCTAAGAAATACAAAGCTCATGATGAAAACAACACAGCAAAAGTTGGAGACATCGTAAGAATCATGGAAACTCGTCCATTATCAGCTACAAAACGTTTCCGTTTACTAGAGGTAGTCGAAGAAGCAGTTATTATCTAA
- the rplN gene encoding 50S ribosomal protein L14 produces the protein MIQQESRLKVADNSGAREILTIKVLGGSGRKTANIGDVIVATVKQATPGGVVKKGEVVKAVIVRTKSGARRTDGSYIKFDENAAVIIRDDKSPRGTRIFGPVARELRENNFMKIVSLAPEVL, from the coding sequence GTGATCCAACAAGAAAGCCGATTAAAAGTTGCAGACAACTCAGGTGCTCGTGAAATCTTAACGATTAAAGTACTAGGTGGTTCTGGACGTAAAACTGCTAATATTGGTGACGTGATTGTTGCTACGGTCAAACAAGCAACGCCAGGTGGAGTTGTTAAAAAAGGTGAAGTAGTAAAAGCCGTTATCGTTCGTACAAAATCAGGAGCTCGTCGTACTGACGGTTCTTACATTAAATTTGATGAAAATGCTGCGGTGATTATCCGTGATGATAAGAGCCCGCGTGGAACTCGTATCTTCGGTCCTGTTGCACGTGAATTACGTGAAAACAACTTCATGAAGATCGTTTCTCTAGCACCAGAAGTATTATAA
- the rplX gene encoding 50S ribosomal protein L24, protein MFVKKGDKVKVITGKDKNKEGVVLAAFPKKDKVIVEGVNIMKKHQKPNQAAPQGGILEVEAPIHVSNVMVVDGTGVAGRVGYKEVDGKKVRVSKKTGEVLDK, encoded by the coding sequence ATGTTTGTTAAAAAAGGCGATAAAGTAAAAGTTATCACTGGTAAAGACAAAAATAAAGAAGGCGTTGTATTAGCAGCGTTTCCTAAAAAAGACAAAGTCATCGTTGAAGGTGTCAACATCATGAAAAAACACCAAAAACCAAACCAAGCAGCGCCGCAAGGTGGAATCTTGGAAGTCGAAGCGCCAATTCATGTTTCTAATGTAATGGTGGTTGACGGTACAGGTGTAGCAGGTCGTGTTGGCTACAAAGAAGTCGATGGTAAAAAAGTCCGTGTTTCTAAAAAAACCGGTGAAGTCTTAGATAAATAG
- the rplE gene encoding 50S ribosomal protein L5 translates to MNRLKEKYIKEITPALVEKFNYSSVMQTPKVDKIVINMGVGDAVSNAKNLDKAVEELALITGQKPLITKAKKSIAGFRLREGMPIGAKVTLRGERMYEFLDKLVSVSLPRVRDFHGVSKKAFDGRGNYTLGIKEQLIFPEVDYDLVDKVRGMDIVIVTTANTDEESRELLAQLGMPFQK, encoded by the coding sequence ATGAACCGCCTGAAAGAAAAATATATTAAAGAAATTACTCCAGCATTAGTGGAAAAATTTAATTATAGTTCAGTTATGCAAACACCTAAAGTTGATAAAATCGTTATTAACATGGGTGTGGGTGACGCTGTATCAAACGCAAAAAACTTAGATAAAGCAGTTGAAGAATTAGCCTTGATCACTGGTCAAAAACCATTGATTACTAAAGCTAAGAAATCAATCGCTGGTTTCCGTCTTCGTGAAGGAATGCCAATCGGTGCGAAAGTTACTTTGCGCGGAGAAAGAATGTACGAATTTTTAGATAAATTAGTATCAGTATCTTTACCTCGTGTACGTGACTTCCACGGTGTTAGCAAAAAAGCCTTTGACGGACGTGGTAACTACACTTTAGGTATTAAAGAACAATTAATCTTCCCAGAAGTTGATTATGATTTAGTAGATAAAGTACGCGGTATGGACATCGTTATTGTAACAACAGCAAACACAGATGAAGAATCTCGTGAATTGCTTGCACAATTAGGTATGCCATTCCAAAAATAA
- a CDS encoding type Z 30S ribosomal protein S14: MAKKSMIAKNKRPAKHSTQAYTRCERCGRPHSVYRKFHLCRICFRELAYKGQIPGVKKASW, encoded by the coding sequence GTGGCTAAAAAATCAATGATTGCTAAAAACAAACGCCCTGCAAAACATTCAACACAAGCGTATACTCGTTGTGAACGTTGCGGACGTCCACATTCAGTTTATCGTAAATTTCATCTTTGCCGTATTTGCTTCCGCGAACTTGCCTATAAAGGTCAAATTCCCGGCGTGAAGAAAGCTAGCTGGTAA
- the rpsH gene encoding 30S ribosomal protein S8, with protein sequence MVMTDPIADFLTRIRNANMVKHESLEVPASKIKRDIAEILKREGFVRDVEYIEDDKQGVIRVFLKYGKNEERVITNLKRISKPGLRAYVKSDEVPKVLNGLGIAIISTSEGVITDKEARAKNIGGEVIAYVW encoded by the coding sequence ATGGTCATGACAGATCCAATTGCAGATTTTCTAACGCGCATTCGTAATGCAAACATGGTTAAACATGAAAGCTTAGAAGTACCTGCTTCAAAAATCAAACGTGATATCGCAGAAATCTTGAAACGTGAAGGTTTCGTACGTGATGTAGAATATATCGAAGATGACAAACAAGGCGTGATCCGTGTTTTCCTTAAATATGGTAAAAACGAAGAGCGTGTTATCACTAACTTAAAACGTATTTCTAAACCAGGCTTACGTGCTTATGTCAAATCTGATGAAGTACCTAAAGTATTAAACGGTCTAGGAATCGCAATCATCTCAACTTCTGAAGGTGTTATCACTGATAAAGAAGCAAGAGCAAAAAATATCGGCGGCGAAGTAATCGCCTACGTATGGTAA